A portion of the Stigmatella aurantiaca DW4/3-1 genome contains these proteins:
- a CDS encoding DUF3857 domain-containing protein — MFRFPWLAAVFVLTCPLLALAKPAGPHIEAAQAYTAQALELASSPRGAAYLIRLHGTAEELEDITPLVSTYAQVIGRRNTDPNTRATATLLLMDLERARGRMVRATEIQRALGFVGDFYVTGGFDNEGKSGCDTDFGPEAAALDLNATFAGAKGRQVSWRRLAVSPTDGYVDLAAAVRPNREAVAYALTWLEASQETRVALGVGTSGGFRMWVNGQPVAREDRYNLPRPDQSRVAVRLRKGLNRVLVKVCQETGPLGFYLRQESLARGTVRATLPPSPPALERGLAPSPQPLPTLTSALKDLVARKPEDATLRGEYATVLSFFRAYDEREHTATVEAERAARASPKDVGLQLLAAANHRDDLNLRRHFLEAALKVEPDSLRVREKLAEHELERDHPERVLELLQPLVESAQDSASARLVLARAYEALGVSARANTLVEETFRRAPNVPRVVRAAVASSRKLERQQEVLDRLRVALALRFDDTASRNLLAAQLADMGRVDEAAREYSQLLALNPFDNAARVRLAELRASNGKLDAAKANFAEARALAPDEPEVYEREGRALMSAGHRDEALAAFARSLALRPQNPALKETVRTLKGEANAGTRYVMDSAPLVKESEAYPTEDAVYVVDNTFVRVQTSGLSSRTHQMVVQVLNQRGVDAFRSYPVTYSPDRQEVRILRARVTKPDGSVVDSYGETERNINEPWTGMYYDARAKMLSFPTLAPGDVLDLQYQLEDTAQENLLSDYWGEVEHVQNVYPKIRYQYLVDMPRERPLYSNTAKLAGVAHTREELEGGRVLYRWTAKNVPKVVPEPGMPGWAEIAVPLHVSTYQTWEQVGRYYWGLVKDQLTPNDELRQTVDRVLQGVDRKDDQAVIRSVYNFVVTNTRYVALEFGIHGYKPYRVDRVLARRFGDCKDKASLIHAMLKVAGVDTRLVLLRMRTLGALGEEPASLAAFNHAIVYVPKYQLFLDGTAEFHGARELPSADRVANVLIVEPGGKSTFLTTPEAKAEDNATRLTMDVTLKPDGSAEVMGATTVTGLSAPEYRRAYRAVATRRSTFERAWAQSFPGLTVHDVKLNDTTRLDEDVAMEFRMTIPRYSEVLPGGALRLLPFGAGRTYQQAYASLAQRRFDLQLQSPWMNQFTLRYTLPPGYSIAELPDALEEQLPFGRLRLTFRQEGGKLIADGEVALTRARVKSDDYLAFREFLGRVDRAFGRKVLLKASEGKTASR, encoded by the coding sequence ATGTTTCGTTTCCCATGGCTCGCCGCAGTCTTCGTACTCACTTGCCCGCTCCTGGCCCTGGCCAAACCCGCTGGGCCCCACATCGAGGCAGCGCAGGCCTACACCGCGCAAGCGCTCGAGCTGGCCTCTTCGCCCCGGGGAGCCGCCTACCTCATCCGCCTTCACGGCACGGCCGAGGAACTGGAGGACATCACCCCGCTGGTGAGCACCTATGCGCAGGTCATCGGCCGCCGCAACACCGACCCCAACACGCGCGCCACGGCGACGCTGCTGCTGATGGACCTCGAGCGGGCCCGGGGCCGGATGGTGCGCGCCACGGAGATCCAGCGCGCGCTGGGCTTCGTGGGAGACTTCTATGTCACCGGCGGCTTCGACAACGAGGGCAAGTCCGGGTGTGACACGGACTTCGGCCCCGAGGCGGCTGCGTTGGACCTCAACGCCACGTTCGCGGGGGCCAAGGGCCGGCAGGTGTCCTGGCGGCGGCTCGCCGTCAGCCCCACCGATGGGTACGTGGACTTGGCGGCGGCGGTGCGCCCCAACCGCGAGGCCGTGGCCTACGCCCTCACCTGGCTGGAGGCCTCCCAGGAGACGCGGGTAGCGCTCGGCGTTGGCACCTCCGGAGGCTTCCGGATGTGGGTGAACGGACAGCCCGTGGCGCGCGAGGACCGGTACAACCTGCCGCGGCCGGACCAGAGCCGGGTGGCGGTCCGCCTCCGCAAGGGCCTCAACCGCGTGCTCGTCAAGGTGTGCCAGGAGACCGGTCCGCTGGGCTTCTACCTTCGGCAGGAATCCCTGGCGCGCGGCACGGTGCGCGCGACGCTTCCTCCCTCGCCGCCCGCCCTGGAGCGAGGCCTGGCCCCCTCGCCGCAACCGCTGCCCACGCTCACCTCCGCGCTGAAGGACCTGGTGGCCCGCAAGCCGGAGGACGCCACCCTGCGCGGGGAGTACGCCACGGTGCTCTCCTTCTTCCGCGCCTATGACGAGCGCGAGCACACGGCCACCGTGGAGGCCGAACGGGCCGCACGGGCCTCCCCGAAGGACGTGGGCCTGCAGCTCCTGGCCGCCGCGAACCACCGGGACGACCTGAACCTGCGGCGCCACTTCCTGGAAGCGGCCCTCAAGGTGGAGCCGGACTCGCTCCGGGTGCGCGAGAAGCTGGCGGAGCATGAGCTGGAGCGGGACCACCCCGAGCGCGTGCTGGAGCTGCTGCAGCCGCTCGTGGAGAGCGCCCAGGACTCGGCCTCCGCGCGGCTGGTGCTGGCACGGGCCTACGAGGCCCTGGGCGTCTCCGCCCGCGCCAACACGCTGGTCGAGGAGACGTTCCGCCGGGCGCCCAACGTGCCCCGGGTGGTGCGTGCCGCCGTGGCCTCTTCGCGCAAGCTGGAGCGTCAGCAGGAGGTGCTGGACCGCTTGCGCGTGGCGCTCGCCCTGCGCTTCGACGATACGGCCAGCCGCAACCTGCTGGCCGCGCAGCTGGCGGACATGGGCCGGGTGGACGAGGCCGCACGCGAGTATTCCCAGCTGCTGGCGCTCAACCCCTTCGACAACGCGGCGCGCGTGCGGCTGGCGGAGCTGCGGGCCTCCAACGGGAAGCTCGACGCGGCCAAGGCGAACTTCGCCGAAGCCCGGGCGCTCGCTCCGGATGAGCCCGAGGTGTACGAGCGAGAGGGCCGCGCGCTGATGAGCGCGGGGCACCGGGACGAGGCGCTGGCCGCCTTCGCCCGCTCGCTGGCGCTCCGCCCACAGAACCCGGCCTTGAAGGAAACGGTGCGGACCCTCAAGGGCGAGGCCAACGCGGGCACCCGCTACGTGATGGACTCCGCGCCCCTGGTGAAGGAGTCCGAGGCCTACCCCACCGAGGACGCCGTGTACGTGGTGGACAACACCTTCGTGCGCGTGCAGACGAGCGGCCTGTCCAGCCGCACGCACCAGATGGTGGTGCAGGTGCTCAACCAGCGCGGCGTGGACGCGTTCCGCAGCTACCCCGTCACCTACTCACCGGACCGGCAGGAGGTGCGCATCCTGCGCGCCCGCGTCACCAAGCCGGACGGCTCGGTGGTGGACAGCTACGGCGAGACCGAGCGCAACATCAACGAGCCGTGGACGGGCATGTACTACGACGCCCGCGCCAAGATGCTCTCCTTCCCGACGCTGGCCCCGGGTGACGTGCTGGACCTGCAGTACCAGTTGGAGGACACGGCCCAGGAGAACCTGCTGTCGGACTACTGGGGCGAGGTGGAACACGTGCAGAACGTGTACCCGAAGATCCGCTACCAGTACCTGGTGGACATGCCCCGCGAGCGCCCCCTGTACTCGAACACGGCGAAGCTGGCGGGCGTGGCGCACACGCGCGAGGAGCTGGAGGGCGGGCGGGTGCTCTACCGGTGGACGGCGAAGAACGTGCCCAAGGTGGTGCCCGAACCCGGCATGCCCGGCTGGGCGGAGATCGCCGTGCCGCTGCACGTCTCCACGTACCAGACCTGGGAGCAGGTGGGCCGCTACTACTGGGGGCTGGTGAAGGATCAGCTCACGCCCAACGATGAGTTGCGGCAGACGGTGGATCGGGTGCTGCAGGGGGTGGACCGCAAGGACGACCAGGCCGTCATCCGCTCCGTGTACAACTTCGTGGTGACGAACACGCGCTATGTGGCGCTGGAGTTCGGCATCCACGGCTACAAGCCCTACCGGGTGGACCGGGTGCTGGCCCGGCGCTTCGGCGACTGCAAGGACAAGGCAAGCCTCATCCACGCCATGCTGAAGGTGGCTGGGGTGGACACCCGGCTGGTGCTGCTGCGCATGCGCACCCTGGGTGCCCTGGGCGAGGAGCCCGCGAGCCTCGCGGCCTTCAACCACGCCATCGTCTACGTACCGAAGTACCAGCTCTTCCTGGACGGGACAGCGGAGTTCCACGGGGCGCGCGAGCTGCCCAGCGCGGACCGGGTGGCCAACGTCCTCATCGTGGAGCCGGGTGGCAAGAGCACCTTCCTTACCACGCCCGAGGCGAAGGCAGAGGACAACGCCACGCGGCTGACCATGGATGTGACGCTCAAGCCGGACGGCTCCGCGGAGGTGATGGGGGCCACGACGGTGACCGGCCTGAGCGCCCCCGAGTACCGCCGGGCCTACCGGGCGGTGGCCACGCGACGGTCCACCTTCGAGCGCGCCTGGGCACAGAGCTTCCCAGGGCTCACCGTGCACGACGTGAAGCTCAACGACACCACGCGCCTGGACGAGGACGTGGCGATGGAGTTCCGGATGACCATTCCTCGCTACTCGGAGGTCCTCCCCGGCGGGGCCCTGCGGCTGCTGCCCTTCGGCGCGGGGCGAACGTACCAGCAAGCCTACGCCTCGCTGGCCCAGCGCCGGTTCGACCTGCAGCTCCAGAGCCCGTGGATGAACCAGTTCACGCTGCGCTACACGCTGCCACCGGGCTACTCCATCGCGGAGTTGCCCGATGCACTGGAAGAGCAACTGCCGTTTGGACGGCTGCGGCTCACCTTCCGCCAGGAGGGGGGCAAGCTCATCGCCGATGGCGAGGTGGCCCTCACCCGGGCGCGCGTGAAGTCGGACGACTACCTGGCCTTCCGTGAGTTCCTCGGCCGGGTGGACCGGGCCTTCGGGCGCAAGGTGCTGCTCAAAGCCTCGGAAGGGAAGACCGCTTCCCGCTGA
- a CDS encoding chemotaxis protein CheW translates to MTLALVPGQAEQYCTFELGGEHYAIPDFCVREVLHDVAVTHVPSAPRFMRGAIGLGGHKIPVVDLGPRLGQAFCSTAARTSVLVVEVQREGIRMRIGLTADSVGNRVLLGSREVVPAPSFGATVYMDSFIAGMGRHGEGLVLLLDVDRILSASELLAAEEFAACAEVPTGLLVRPKALRPL, encoded by the coding sequence ATGACGCTGGCATTGGTGCCGGGACAAGCCGAGCAGTACTGCACCTTCGAGCTCGGAGGAGAGCACTATGCCATCCCGGACTTCTGCGTCCGTGAGGTGCTCCACGACGTGGCGGTGACACACGTCCCCTCGGCCCCTCGCTTCATGCGCGGCGCCATCGGCCTGGGCGGCCACAAGATTCCGGTGGTGGACCTGGGCCCCCGGCTGGGCCAGGCCTTCTGCTCCACGGCCGCGCGCACCAGCGTGCTCGTCGTGGAGGTGCAGCGGGAGGGCATCCGGATGCGCATCGGCCTGACGGCGGACTCGGTGGGAAACCGGGTGCTCCTCGGTTCCCGCGAAGTCGTCCCCGCCCCCTCCTTTGGCGCGACCGTCTACATGGACTCCTTCATCGCGGGCATGGGCCGCCATGGCGAGGGGCTGGTCCTGTTGCTGGACGTGGACCGCATCCTCTCCGCCTCCGAGCTGCTCGCGGCCGAGGAATTCGCGGCTTGCGCGGAAGTCCCCACGGGGCTCCTGGTCCGTCCCAAGGCCCTCCGGCCGCTCTGA
- a CDS encoding ComF family protein, with the protein MRSDARQGLAAAWGQAATRTLRGWAELLYPPSCLACAQVLPTQSPFCETCDTALERLPPACCRTCAEPGAFPASTCPRCHLHPPPFSRVWAPFIHEGPVSRAIHRYKYEDHPELAAPLAALLVDEAQAFLAQAPALIVALPLHDRRFRERRYDQTQLLAGALARATGRRAPVGLLTRARDTPRQVGLDEGERARNVAGAFRASPLAAGQPLLLLDDVLTTGATARAAASALHEVGAGPVEVLTLARACATR; encoded by the coding sequence ATGAGGAGCGACGCGAGACAGGGGCTTGCCGCCGCGTGGGGCCAGGCCGCCACGCGGACCCTCAGAGGATGGGCGGAGCTGCTGTATCCCCCCTCCTGCCTGGCCTGCGCCCAGGTGCTCCCCACGCAGTCCCCCTTCTGCGAGACCTGCGATACCGCCCTGGAGCGCCTTCCGCCTGCTTGCTGCCGCACATGCGCCGAGCCGGGAGCCTTCCCTGCCTCCACCTGCCCTCGCTGCCATCTCCACCCGCCGCCCTTTTCGCGGGTCTGGGCGCCCTTCATTCATGAAGGCCCCGTGTCCCGCGCCATCCACCGCTACAAGTACGAGGACCACCCCGAACTGGCCGCGCCCCTGGCCGCGTTGCTCGTGGACGAAGCCCAGGCCTTCCTTGCCCAGGCCCCTGCCCTGATCGTCGCCCTGCCGTTGCATGACCGCCGCTTTCGCGAGCGCCGGTATGACCAGACGCAGCTTCTCGCTGGGGCACTCGCCCGGGCCACGGGCCGTCGAGCCCCCGTGGGCCTGCTCACCCGTGCGCGCGACACCCCGCGGCAGGTGGGCCTCGACGAAGGGGAGCGTGCTCGCAACGTCGCGGGGGCCTTCCGCGCCTCTCCCCTCGCCGCAGGCCAACCCCTCCTCCTGTTGGACGACGTCCTCACCACCGGAGCCACCGCCCGGGCCGCCGCTTCCGCGCTGCACGAGGTGGGCGCGGGCCCCGTGGAGGTTCTCACCCTCGCCCGAGCTTGCGCGACGCGTTAA
- the gpmI gene encoding 2,3-bisphosphoglycerate-independent phosphoglycerate mutase: MKPAHKVLLCILDGWGIRQEREDNAILQAGTPNLDRISHGFPFTELHTSGMAVGLPEGQMGNSEVGHTNIGAGRIVYQDLVRINRAAESGELGNNPVIRAAMDQAKSDGKAFHLVGLVSPGGVHSSMDHLFALLKAGRERGLPQVYVHAFLDGRDTPPQSGLGYVEQLERFLKETNSGRIATVGGRYYGMDRDKRWDRVKLAYDALVLAQGPKAPDALSAIRASYAEKVTDEFVVPTVISQGDGSPVGRIRNGDVVLFFNFRADRAREITSALAFPTFKEFDRAGLQLGRYVCMTQYDETFDLPVAYGPDQPQDIFPEVLSRAGLRQFRTAETEKYAHVTFFFNGGREVVFPGEERHLVPSPRDVKTYDLKPEMSAREVTSELVKRVDSGAYDFALVNLANPDMVGHSGRLDAAIQAVKVVDECLGHLGDVCRRNGWVLAISADHGNCEMMRDPITGEPHTSHTLNPVPFHLIHPDFRGQKLRPGVLADIAPSLCKVMGLPQPKEMNRMGLLP, translated from the coding sequence ATGAAACCTGCGCACAAGGTCCTGCTCTGCATCCTGGATGGTTGGGGAATCCGCCAGGAGCGCGAGGACAACGCCATCCTCCAGGCCGGTACCCCGAACCTCGATCGCATCTCTCACGGCTTCCCCTTCACCGAGTTGCATACCTCCGGCATGGCCGTGGGCCTTCCGGAAGGGCAGATGGGAAACTCGGAGGTCGGCCACACCAACATCGGCGCCGGCCGGATCGTCTATCAGGATCTTGTCCGCATCAACCGCGCCGCCGAATCGGGTGAGCTGGGCAACAACCCCGTCATCCGCGCGGCCATGGACCAGGCCAAGTCGGACGGCAAGGCCTTCCACCTGGTGGGGCTCGTCTCGCCGGGCGGGGTGCACTCCTCCATGGACCACCTGTTCGCCCTGCTCAAGGCGGGGCGCGAGCGCGGCCTGCCCCAGGTCTACGTGCATGCCTTCCTCGATGGGCGGGACACCCCTCCCCAGAGCGGTTTGGGCTACGTGGAGCAGTTGGAGCGCTTCCTCAAGGAGACGAACTCTGGCCGCATCGCCACCGTGGGCGGGCGCTACTACGGCATGGACCGCGACAAGCGGTGGGACCGCGTCAAGCTGGCCTATGACGCGCTGGTGCTCGCCCAGGGCCCCAAGGCCCCCGATGCGCTGTCCGCCATCCGCGCCTCCTACGCGGAGAAGGTCACCGACGAGTTCGTCGTCCCCACCGTCATCAGCCAGGGCGACGGCTCCCCCGTCGGCCGCATCCGCAACGGCGATGTGGTGCTCTTCTTCAACTTCCGCGCCGACCGGGCCCGCGAGATCACCAGCGCCCTGGCCTTCCCGACCTTCAAGGAGTTCGACCGGGCGGGGCTCCAGCTCGGACGCTACGTCTGCATGACGCAGTACGACGAGACGTTCGACCTGCCGGTCGCCTATGGGCCCGACCAGCCGCAGGACATCTTCCCCGAGGTGCTCTCCCGGGCCGGGCTGCGTCAGTTCCGCACTGCGGAGACGGAGAAGTACGCGCACGTCACCTTCTTCTTCAACGGCGGCCGGGAGGTGGTGTTTCCCGGGGAAGAACGGCACCTGGTCCCCTCCCCCCGCGACGTGAAGACGTATGACCTGAAGCCGGAGATGTCCGCACGGGAAGTGACGAGCGAGCTGGTCAAGCGCGTGGACTCGGGCGCGTATGACTTCGCGCTCGTCAACCTCGCCAACCCGGACATGGTGGGCCACAGCGGCCGGCTGGACGCCGCCATCCAAGCGGTGAAGGTGGTGGACGAGTGCCTCGGCCATCTGGGCGACGTGTGCCGCCGCAACGGCTGGGTCCTGGCCATCTCCGCGGACCACGGCAACTGCGAGATGATGCGGGACCCCATCACGGGCGAGCCGCACACCTCGCACACGCTCAACCCGGTGCCCTTCCACCTCATCCACCCGGACTTCCGTGGGCAGAAGCTGCGCCCGGGCGTGCTGGCGGACATCGCCCCCTCGCTCTGCAAGGTGATGGGGCTGCCGCAGCCGAAGGAGATGAACCGGATGGGGCTCCTGCCGTAG